A single window of Nocardia sp. NBC_01327 DNA harbors:
- a CDS encoding nuclear transport factor 2 family protein: MLSLQEISDRLEIQDLMVRYSHAVDTHQWDMLDEIFTVGAHIDYTAMGGPAGDLTSTKQFLATVMPNFSAFQHLVANSSIRVEGDAATARTMCHNPMLVEGADGHRRLMLCGLWYHDSFVRVDGEWRISQRIEEKSYMFVAPPAEAVIS; this comes from the coding sequence ATGCTGTCCCTGCAGGAGATTTCGGACCGCCTGGAGATCCAAGATTTGATGGTCCGCTATTCGCACGCGGTGGACACCCACCAGTGGGACATGCTGGATGAGATCTTCACCGTCGGCGCACATATCGATTACACGGCAATGGGTGGCCCGGCCGGTGATCTGACATCCACCAAGCAGTTCCTGGCCACCGTCATGCCCAATTTTTCCGCGTTCCAGCACCTGGTCGCGAACTCCTCGATCCGGGTCGAAGGCGACGCCGCCACCGCCCGCACCATGTGCCACAATCCCATGCTCGTGGAAGGTGCGGACGGTCATCGCCGTCTGATGCTGTGCGGACTCTGGTACCACGACAGCTTCGTGCGGGTCGATGGCGAGTGGCGGATCAGCCAGCGGATCGAGGAGAAGTCCTACATGTTCGTGGCACCACCGGCCGAGGCCGTCATCAGCTGA
- a CDS encoding ABC transporter ATP-binding protein — MPTITLEQVSAGHGPTPQFTAIDAVFPAGRCTAVVGPSGAGKTTLLRLLNRFGEPSGGRILLDSEPIAALDVLALRQRVGLVPQRPTLLTETVRAEVQVGRQLTETSIGELLIRAGLPPDFLDRRCAELSGGEAQRVCLARALAVRPEVLLLDEPTSALDGVAAGAVGDLIRAHTAEGGSVVLVSHDTAFVGEIADEVWSLVQGQLSRGAHPRDLGAGEQQ, encoded by the coding sequence GTGCCCACCATAACCCTGGAACAGGTCAGCGCAGGTCACGGACCAACGCCGCAGTTCACGGCGATCGACGCGGTATTCCCCGCCGGTCGCTGCACGGCGGTGGTCGGCCCGAGCGGCGCGGGCAAGACCACGCTCCTGCGCCTGCTCAACCGGTTCGGCGAACCCAGCGGTGGGCGAATACTCCTCGATAGCGAACCGATCGCCGCACTGGACGTACTGGCACTGCGACAGCGGGTCGGGCTGGTGCCGCAGCGGCCGACCCTGCTCACCGAGACGGTGCGCGCGGAGGTCCAGGTCGGCAGGCAGCTGACCGAGACGAGCATCGGCGAGCTCCTGATTCGTGCCGGACTGCCGCCGGACTTCCTCGACCGGCGGTGCGCGGAGCTGTCCGGGGGAGAGGCGCAGCGGGTCTGCCTGGCCCGGGCGCTGGCGGTGCGGCCCGAGGTGCTGCTGCTGGACGAACCGACCTCGGCGCTGGACGGAGTCGCGGCGGGGGCGGTGGGCGACCTCATTCGGGCGCACACCGCCGAGGGCGGCAGCGTGGTACTCGTCAGCCACGACACCGCATTCGTCGGCGAGATCGCCGATGAGGTGTGGTCCCTGGTGCAGGGACAGCTGTCGCGGGGCGCGCATCCGCGCGACCTCGGGGCGGGGGAGCAGCAGTGA
- a CDS encoding ABC transporter permease, whose amino-acid sequence MSTTSGLSVPDWPGVAASLLLVALAAAVAYRQHLHLTRELLIAAARAGVQLIAVGAILVILFRHTGLPGALVWVVLMVVIAGYVAGRRGAGLPHARRSATLGVAFGSTVTLGALILLGVISTQARVVVPVGGMIVSSAMQSTGIALRRLAEDARTARDAIEARLALGLSARESFLPHRRSALRTALIPAIDSTKVVGLISLPGAMTGLILAGVDPLTAIRYQIVVMYMLLAATTLAALAGARAAERTLFDPAQRLITISG is encoded by the coding sequence GTGAGCACGACCAGCGGACTCTCCGTGCCCGACTGGCCGGGGGTCGCGGCCTCCCTGCTGCTGGTCGCCCTGGCCGCGGCGGTCGCCTACCGGCAGCATCTGCATCTGACCCGTGAGCTGTTGATCGCGGCCGCCCGCGCCGGCGTCCAGCTGATCGCCGTCGGCGCGATCCTGGTGATCCTGTTCCGCCACACCGGACTGCCGGGCGCGCTCGTCTGGGTCGTCCTGATGGTTGTCATCGCGGGCTATGTCGCGGGCCGGCGCGGTGCGGGCCTGCCGCACGCCCGCCGCTCCGCCACCCTCGGAGTGGCCTTCGGGTCGACTGTGACTCTCGGTGCGCTGATTCTGCTGGGCGTCATCTCCACGCAGGCGCGGGTGGTGGTGCCGGTGGGCGGCATGATCGTCTCCTCCGCCATGCAGTCCACCGGAATCGCGCTGCGCCGCTTGGCCGAAGACGCCCGCACGGCCCGCGATGCGATCGAAGCCCGTCTGGCTCTTGGCCTCTCGGCGCGCGAATCCTTCCTCCCGCATCGCCGCTCGGCCCTGCGCACCGCGCTGATTCCGGCCATCGACTCCACCAAGGTTGTCGGGCTGATCAGCCTGCCCGGCGCCATGACCGGTCTGATCCTCGCCGGAGTGGACCCGCTCACAGCGATCCGCTATCAGATCGTCGTCATGTATATGCTGCTGGCCGCAACGACTCTCGCCGCCCTGGCCGGCGCCCGCGCCGCCGAGCGCACCCTCTTCGATCCCGCGCAGCGTTTGATCACGATTTCCGGGTAG
- a CDS encoding terpene synthase family protein, translating to MEPTEFFMPYAAEGLNPRELEAEAGMWDWLEKFELVPTELTRRRMERTRPARMYALWCPAAEVHELTLLSQYTAWAFVVDDQFDIEIPDPQRCLDAITALNAVFDSDRQPSGVLAVSFADLWRRLSEGRSPEWRESVRAEIRDWLWTYYTESVGRLSGNLPDLETYRAHRRDGVALFIFLDISERAEGVDLTPAARYLPAMRSLREAAVEHMGLFNDVLSVASDEASGYLYNSVLLAEYHFGHDRAEALTLVNSMLTECIERCEAALERLSTELHDAGINDRDRADTLATAKNYTVYVRANFDYHYQAARYTSAPIEALEHGLPLT from the coding sequence ATGGAACCAACCGAATTTTTCATGCCGTACGCTGCGGAGGGGCTCAACCCTCGGGAGCTGGAGGCTGAGGCGGGTATGTGGGACTGGCTCGAGAAGTTCGAGCTCGTACCCACCGAATTGACACGGCGCCGTATGGAGCGCACCAGACCGGCCAGAATGTACGCCCTGTGGTGTCCGGCGGCCGAGGTACACGAGCTGACACTGCTGAGTCAGTACACCGCATGGGCTTTCGTGGTGGACGATCAGTTCGATATTGAAATACCTGATCCGCAACGCTGTTTGGATGCCATCACAGCGCTCAACGCGGTATTCGACAGTGACAGGCAACCTTCCGGCGTCCTCGCCGTATCCTTTGCCGACCTGTGGCGGCGCCTGTCGGAGGGGCGCTCGCCGGAGTGGCGGGAAAGTGTGCGCGCGGAGATCCGCGACTGGCTGTGGACGTACTACACCGAGAGCGTGGGGCGGCTCTCCGGCAACCTGCCGGACCTGGAGACCTATCGTGCGCATCGCCGAGATGGTGTGGCGCTCTTCATCTTTCTGGATATCAGTGAGCGCGCCGAGGGTGTCGATCTCACGCCGGCTGCCCGCTATCTGCCGGCCATGCGTAGCCTGCGGGAAGCCGCGGTCGAGCATATGGGGCTGTTCAACGATGTGCTCTCGGTCGCCTCGGACGAGGCGTCGGGGTACCTCTACAACTCGGTGCTGCTCGCCGAATACCACTTCGGGCACGATCGCGCCGAGGCGCTGACTCTGGTCAACTCCATGCTCACCGAGTGCATCGAGCGCTGCGAGGCCGCGCTGGAACGTCTTTCGACCGAACTGCACGATGCCGGGATCAACGATCGTGACCGCGCCGACACCTTGGCCACCGCAAAGAATTACACGGTGTACGTTCGGGCGAATTTCGATTACCACTACCAGGCGGCCCGTTATACGAGCGCGCCGATCGAAGCGCTCGAACACGGGCTGCCACTCACCTGA
- a CDS encoding polyprenyl synthetase family protein — translation MRASKPTRTTTGQHLESLRRWALSRPAVPNLTGHTEIRPRPADRGQHPGDSAVERSARRQLAAARTAIEPVLRSAVESLSEPLNHMAGYHFGWCDTDGTPVTGVQGKALRPALTFAAAAACGGGTEQAVHAAAAVELLHNFSLVHDDVMDQDPFRHGRPTVWRVWGETNATLLGDALQALALGVLSDGVPEPVTSEAVIRLARATVTLCRGQYEDCAFASRSTVSVQEYLNMAAGKTGALLGCASALGALCAGADHRVVSGMHTFGNELGLVFQLVDDAIDIWGDPAVTGKPAHSDLMQRKQSFPVVSALASDTVHGRELARIYQARQPMTAQRAARAADLVEKAGGRQHTLGRAAAALEAALQALPPEVAAGDLTALAELVAHRDR, via the coding sequence ATGCGCGCATCGAAACCGACCAGAACAACGACCGGACAGCACCTGGAAAGCCTCCGCCGATGGGCACTGTCCCGCCCGGCGGTGCCGAACCTGACCGGCCACACCGAGATTCGCCCCCGGCCGGCCGACCGCGGGCAACACCCGGGCGACAGCGCGGTGGAGCGTTCGGCGCGCAGACAGCTCGCCGCCGCCCGCACCGCCATCGAACCGGTGCTGCGATCCGCCGTCGAGTCACTGTCGGAGCCGCTGAATCATATGGCGGGCTACCACTTCGGCTGGTGTGACACCGACGGCACCCCGGTGACCGGGGTACAGGGCAAGGCCTTGCGCCCCGCCCTCACCTTCGCCGCCGCCGCAGCCTGCGGCGGCGGCACCGAGCAGGCGGTGCACGCGGCGGCGGCAGTCGAACTGCTGCACAATTTCTCGCTCGTGCACGACGATGTCATGGACCAGGACCCGTTCCGGCACGGCCGCCCGACGGTCTGGCGGGTCTGGGGCGAGACCAATGCCACCCTGCTGGGAGATGCACTGCAGGCGCTGGCACTGGGAGTGCTGTCCGATGGTGTGCCCGAACCGGTGACCTCCGAGGCGGTCATCCGGCTGGCACGGGCCACCGTCACGCTGTGCCGGGGGCAGTACGAGGACTGCGCTTTCGCGAGCCGGTCCACGGTCAGCGTCCAGGAGTACCTGAACATGGCGGCGGGCAAGACCGGCGCACTGCTCGGGTGCGCCTCCGCGCTCGGTGCGCTGTGCGCCGGCGCGGATCATCGGGTGGTGTCCGGGATGCACACCTTCGGCAATGAACTCGGCCTGGTGTTCCAGCTCGTCGATGACGCCATCGATATCTGGGGAGATCCGGCGGTGACGGGCAAACCCGCGCACAGCGATCTCATGCAGCGTAAGCAGTCCTTCCCGGTGGTCAGCGCGCTGGCCTCGGATACCGTGCACGGTCGGGAGCTGGCTCGGATCTATCAGGCTCGCCAGCCCATGACCGCGCAGCGCGCGGCGCGCGCCGCGGATCTGGTCGAGAAGGCGGGCGGGCGGCAGCACACCCTAGGACGCGCTGCGGCGGCGCTGGAAGCGGCTTTGCAAGCGCTGCCGCCGGAGGTCGCCGCGGGAGACCTGACGGCACTGGCGGAGCTGGTCGCGCACCGGGATCGGTAG
- a CDS encoding amidohydrolase: MTYADLVFLGGSVLTMDSARSRATALAVTGDRISAVGHTEVREFICARTEVVDLDGRALLPGFQDAHVHAAAAGMELAACDLSGTTDLGEYLRRIAAYAAAHPERTWITGTGWSMESFPGGLPTRAQLDAVVADRPVYLTNRDYHGAWANTRALEAAGLTAETPDPVDGRIERENTGAPSGMLQEGAMDLVERILPPITPQDRMTGLLRAQSLLHSLGITGWQEAIVSADNGTFDSTATYFAAVERGLLTARVTGAQWWERDEGAEQIAGMLLRRKQFSSDRFRLDTVKIMQDGIAENFTAAMTEPYKDHRGCCTANSGLSFVDPQALRGYVTELDAHDFQVHFHALGDRAVRESLDAIEAALHANGPRGNRHHLAHLQVVHPDDIPRFHRLGAVANLQPLWAGHEPQLDDLTLPFLGGDLPERQYLFGDLARAGATLACGSDWPVSEPNPLAGIHTAVNRVIPGSGLPPLLPDQRLDLMTTLAAYTAGSAYVNRRDDTGSLRVGTLADLVVLEHDPFAIDPTEIAGIGVEQTFVGGVRVFG; this comes from the coding sequence ATGACCTACGCCGACCTCGTGTTCCTCGGCGGCAGTGTCCTCACCATGGACTCCGCCCGCAGCCGCGCGACAGCGCTGGCGGTCACCGGCGACCGCATCTCGGCCGTCGGCCACACCGAGGTGCGCGAATTCATCTGCGCCCGTACCGAAGTCGTGGATCTGGACGGCCGCGCATTGCTGCCCGGATTCCAGGACGCCCACGTGCACGCGGCCGCCGCCGGTATGGAATTGGCGGCCTGCGATCTGAGCGGAACCACCGATCTGGGTGAGTACCTGCGCCGGATCGCCGCCTACGCCGCCGCACATCCGGAGCGGACGTGGATCACCGGCACCGGCTGGTCGATGGAAAGCTTCCCCGGCGGCCTGCCGACCCGCGCGCAACTCGATGCCGTCGTGGCCGACCGGCCCGTGTACCTCACCAACCGGGACTATCACGGCGCCTGGGCCAACACCCGGGCGCTGGAAGCGGCAGGTCTCACCGCCGAGACACCCGATCCGGTCGACGGCCGCATCGAACGCGAAAACACCGGCGCCCCTTCCGGAATGCTGCAGGAGGGAGCGATGGACCTGGTCGAGCGGATACTGCCGCCCATCACACCCCAGGACCGGATGACCGGACTGCTCCGCGCGCAATCGCTCCTGCATTCGCTGGGTATCACCGGCTGGCAGGAGGCCATCGTCAGCGCCGACAACGGCACCTTCGACTCCACGGCCACCTATTTCGCGGCCGTCGAACGCGGCTTGCTCACCGCTCGCGTCACCGGCGCGCAGTGGTGGGAGCGCGATGAGGGCGCCGAGCAGATCGCCGGAATGCTCTTGCGCCGCAAGCAGTTCAGCTCCGACCGTTTCCGGCTGGATACGGTCAAGATCATGCAGGACGGTATCGCGGAGAATTTCACCGCCGCCATGACCGAGCCCTACAAGGATCACCGCGGCTGCTGCACCGCCAATTCCGGGCTCAGCTTCGTGGACCCGCAGGCACTGCGCGGGTATGTGACCGAGCTGGACGCCCACGACTTCCAGGTGCACTTCCACGCTCTCGGCGATCGCGCGGTCCGGGAATCCCTGGACGCGATCGAAGCCGCGCTGCACGCCAACGGCCCGCGCGGAAACCGGCATCACCTCGCGCACCTGCAGGTGGTGCATCCCGACGACATCCCCCGATTCCACCGCCTCGGCGCGGTCGCGAACCTGCAGCCGCTGTGGGCCGGGCACGAACCGCAATTGGACGACCTCACCCTGCCTTTCCTGGGCGGAGATCTGCCCGAGCGCCAGTACCTCTTCGGCGATTTGGCGCGCGCCGGAGCCACATTGGCCTGCGGCAGCGACTGGCCAGTCAGCGAACCCAATCCGCTGGCCGGAATCCACACTGCGGTCAATCGCGTCATCCCCGGCTCCGGCCTGCCGCCACTGCTGCCGGATCAGCGTCTGGATCTCATGACGACGCTCGCGGCGTACACGGCCGGCTCGGCGTATGTGAACCGGCGCGACGATACCGGCAGTCTGCGGGTCGGCACACTCGCGGATCTCGTTGTGCTGGAGCATGATCCATTCGCCATTGATCCCACCGAGATCGCCGGTATCGGTGTCGAGCAGACGTTCGTCGGCGGCGTGCGGGTATTCGGGTAG
- a CDS encoding PucR family transcriptional regulator, translating to MAVPVSWILSQPDLSIALCGGAAGIGRTISLVVTSELENPFRWLSGGELVLTTGMHLPTSAAGRSTYLRRLNQRGVAAVGFGIGLTHPAVPADLIAAADEIGIPLLEVPLPTPFAAIVKRTTERAAQLQHDDLLRASRAQPRMTRALVRSGARAIVRELATSLRAAVLVLDTNARVTDVHPVAPNEELLHTVRTALAADRSAGASGVTTDSSGHTITHQRIGVGGRVHGDLVVVSTAPLSAVDQILLGHANSLLTLDFEKPARLWEAQHRLNSTVLGLLLNTDADLNPAWTHLAQAADAAGRIRVLAADCDTAEAADGVRSIAESMAVRSGHPLFLHIVDRRILVVLPGVAPVAFAGQLAADLAPGVRRSVRFGLSGEHSLRELVTAADAAGLAASAAERGSAPSEFGTLTGSSLLSFDTTRRVLDTLAHTVLTPLTEHDSAHGTDLLISLRAYLEANGQWEAAAAATGVHRHTLRKRITIAQGLLGCDLDSARVRAELLLAILARGN from the coding sequence GTGGCCGTTCCCGTCAGCTGGATTCTGTCGCAGCCCGATCTATCGATCGCGCTGTGCGGCGGCGCGGCCGGAATCGGGCGGACCATCTCACTTGTGGTGACGAGCGAATTGGAGAATCCGTTTCGCTGGTTGTCGGGCGGCGAACTCGTTCTCACCACGGGTATGCACCTGCCCACATCGGCGGCGGGCCGCTCCACCTACCTGCGCCGCCTGAACCAACGTGGTGTTGCCGCAGTCGGATTCGGCATCGGGCTCACGCATCCGGCAGTGCCCGCCGATCTGATCGCGGCCGCCGACGAGATCGGCATTCCACTCCTGGAAGTCCCACTTCCCACCCCGTTCGCGGCGATCGTCAAACGCACTACCGAGCGGGCCGCCCAACTCCAGCACGACGATCTGCTGCGCGCCTCCCGCGCCCAGCCGCGCATGACGCGCGCTCTGGTGCGGTCCGGCGCACGCGCCATCGTCCGCGAGCTCGCCACCTCCCTGCGCGCGGCCGTTCTGGTGCTGGACACGAATGCCCGGGTCACCGACGTGCACCCCGTAGCCCCGAACGAAGAACTGCTGCATACGGTGCGCACCGCCCTGGCTGCCGACCGCTCGGCGGGCGCGAGCGGCGTGACCACCGACTCGTCCGGCCATACGATCACCCATCAGCGCATCGGCGTCGGCGGCCGTGTACACGGCGATCTGGTGGTCGTGAGCACCGCACCGCTGAGCGCGGTCGACCAGATCCTGCTGGGACACGCCAATTCGCTGCTGACCCTCGATTTCGAGAAGCCCGCACGACTATGGGAGGCCCAGCACCGGCTCAACAGCACGGTGCTGGGCCTGCTGCTGAACACCGATGCCGACCTCAACCCGGCCTGGACACATCTGGCGCAGGCCGCCGACGCCGCCGGCCGAATTCGGGTGCTCGCCGCCGATTGCGATACAGCGGAGGCCGCCGACGGCGTGCGCTCGATTGCTGAGAGCATGGCGGTGCGCTCCGGCCATCCCCTGTTCCTGCATATCGTCGACCGCCGAATCCTGGTCGTGCTGCCCGGTGTCGCGCCCGTGGCGTTCGCGGGTCAGCTGGCCGCCGATCTCGCCCCCGGCGTGCGCCGATCGGTGCGCTTCGGACTGAGCGGCGAACACTCGCTGCGGGAACTGGTCACCGCCGCCGACGCCGCCGGACTTGCCGCCTCCGCCGCCGAACGTGGCAGCGCCCCTTCGGAATTCGGCACCCTGACCGGGAGTTCACTGCTGTCCTTCGACACCACCCGCCGCGTGCTCGACACCCTCGCGCACACCGTTCTCACCCCGCTGACCGAACACGACAGCGCGCACGGCACCGACCTGCTGATCTCGCTGCGCGCCTACCTGGAGGCCAATGGTCAATGGGAGGCGGCCGCAGCGGCGACCGGTGTGCACCGCCACACCCTGCGCAAACGCATCACCATCGCGCAGGGCCTGCTCGGGTGCGACCTCGACAGTGCCCGGGTGCGCGCCGAACTGCTGCTGGCAATCCTGGCCCGCGGCAATTGA
- a CDS encoding YybH family protein, whose protein sequence is MDTRITDPAQLPALFEERLNAGDVDGVLALFTPDAAMRTTTGTVITGEEALHQEITGTVAAGAHLSNTPRHTLITADTALLITDWTMQINTPAGTRISPTGTTANIARQQANGHWRFALLNPLGTA, encoded by the coding sequence ATGGACACCCGAATCACCGACCCCGCCCAGCTCCCGGCCCTATTCGAAGAGCGCCTCAACGCGGGCGACGTCGATGGCGTCCTGGCCCTCTTCACTCCCGATGCCGCCATGCGAACCACCACCGGCACAGTCATCACCGGCGAGGAAGCCCTCCACCAGGAAATCACCGGCACAGTCGCCGCAGGCGCACACCTCTCCAACACCCCACGCCACACCCTCATCACCGCAGACACCGCCCTCCTGATAACCGACTGGACCATGCAGATCAACACCCCGGCCGGCACCCGAATCTCCCCCACAGGCACCACCGCAAACATCGCCCGCCAACAAGCCAACGGCCACTGGCGCTTCGCCCTACTAAACCCCCTCGGCACAGCCTGA
- a CDS encoding HNH endonuclease signature motif containing protein produces the protein MESREETAITTGAAALVAAVDSLTTLSLIPLPDTDIVALMQQIETSTRRLASVQRDLIVQACARSLPTRNGSGSPALYLQAVLHISHGDAINRWRTAEDLAVWHRVGDEPDPAPVLPCSAQALDDGAISLDHVRVIRQVMNRLPSKVPAEARAYAEEELARQARALDPTHLPRIGERILGYLDPDGKLTDEDDRQRLRSASASPQRYDLMSTLTVELTPDARGAFDAVMAKLARPGMCNPADKESPWAEDEDNPIPRDVLEACAARDERSKVQRQHDALLAVLHPDFNPAKLGSHRGLPVSTILTMSIEDVERVAGVATTATGGTVPVPEALKLVARRSKTFVLVKNKDGMPLHLGEARLANPAQRLALIATERGCTRPGCSAPASMAAVHHVTEFCKGGRTDIENLTLACDHCHALVKGGPRGWKTIKLGADSDFPGRTAWIAPAHVDPSGTPQVNHLHHPGELMAEAPPSLRPRRVCRAWGLPPVRYRVLRRAATPPPRQ, from the coding sequence ATGGAATCAAGGGAAGAAACCGCAATCACGACCGGTGCAGCCGCACTGGTCGCGGCGGTCGATTCCCTCACCACCCTGTCGTTGATTCCGTTGCCCGACACCGACATCGTCGCGTTGATGCAGCAGATCGAAACCAGCACCCGCCGGTTGGCGTCGGTGCAACGGGACCTGATCGTGCAAGCCTGCGCCCGGTCCCTGCCCACCCGGAACGGGTCCGGCAGCCCGGCGTTGTATTTGCAAGCGGTGCTGCATATCTCGCACGGGGACGCGATCAACCGGTGGCGCACCGCCGAAGACCTCGCCGTCTGGCATCGGGTCGGTGACGAACCCGACCCGGCCCCCGTCCTGCCCTGCTCGGCACAAGCCCTCGATGACGGGGCGATCTCCCTCGACCACGTGCGGGTGATCCGGCAGGTCATGAACCGGTTGCCCAGCAAAGTCCCCGCCGAGGCCCGCGCCTATGCCGAAGAAGAACTGGCCCGGCAGGCGCGTGCGTTGGATCCGACGCATCTGCCTCGGATCGGGGAGCGGATCCTGGGTTACCTCGACCCGGACGGCAAACTCACCGATGAGGACGACCGGCAACGGTTGCGGTCGGCGAGTGCGAGTCCGCAACGGTATGACCTGATGTCCACCCTCACCGTCGAACTCACCCCTGATGCGCGCGGGGCGTTCGATGCGGTCATGGCGAAGCTGGCGCGTCCAGGGATGTGCAACCCCGCGGACAAGGAAAGCCCGTGGGCCGAGGACGAGGACAACCCGATCCCCCGGGACGTGCTCGAAGCCTGTGCCGCCCGCGACGAGCGCTCGAAGGTGCAACGCCAGCACGATGCGTTGCTGGCGGTGTTGCACCCGGATTTCAACCCCGCCAAGCTCGGCTCGCACCGCGGGCTGCCCGTCTCGACGATCCTCACCATGAGCATCGAAGATGTGGAACGCGTGGCCGGAGTGGCGACCACTGCGACCGGTGGCACGGTGCCTGTTCCTGAGGCGTTGAAGTTGGTGGCCCGCCGCTCGAAGACGTTCGTGTTGGTGAAGAACAAGGACGGCATGCCTCTGCACCTGGGCGAAGCCCGGTTGGCGAACCCGGCGCAGCGGTTGGCGTTGATCGCCACCGAGCGCGGCTGCACGCGTCCGGGGTGCTCGGCTCCGGCGAGTATGGCGGCGGTGCACCATGTGACCGAGTTCTGCAAGGGCGGGCGCACCGACATCGAGAACCTCACTCTCGCCTGCGATCACTGCCACGCCTTGGTCAAGGGCGGCCCGCGTGGCTGGAAAACCATCAAACTCGGTGCGGATTCGGACTTCCCCGGGCGTACCGCGTGGATCGCGCCTGCGCATGTGGACCCGTCCGGTACTCCGCAGGTCAATCATCTGCACCATCCCGGTGAGTTGATGGCCGAGGCTCCGCCGTCGCTGCGCCCTCGCCGGGTGTGTCGCGCCTGGGGGTTGCCCCCGGTGCGGTACCGGGTGCTGCGCCGGGCTGCCACACCGCCACCGCGACAATAG
- a CDS encoding DUF1152 domain-containing protein yields the protein MTSYRLAEPPLFTRLRDATSVLIAGAGGGFDVYGGIPLAVALEGLGKKVHLANLSFSDLRRTPLEDWLLPGVAAVNPETAGNDDYFPERSLARWLASTGREAVVYAFSKSGVRPLRSAYSALVEHLGVDALVLVDGGTDILLRGDESGLGTPQEDMTSLAAVAGLHGLNRLVVSVGFGIDAYHGVCHAHVLENLAALQRENAFLGALSIPPSGPEAAAYTAAVTHALTETPLRPTIVHSQIADALRGEFGNIHATTRTTGTDLFVNPFMAMYLTVDLPALARTVEYLPLLDPTEHPYQVAQLIEAHLTSRPKPRPSAPIPH from the coding sequence GTGACTTCGTATCGTTTGGCCGAGCCGCCGCTGTTCACCCGACTGCGTGATGCCACCAGTGTGCTGATCGCCGGGGCGGGTGGCGGATTCGACGTGTACGGAGGCATCCCGCTCGCCGTGGCACTGGAGGGGCTCGGCAAGAAGGTGCATTTGGCGAACCTGTCGTTCAGCGATCTGCGCCGGACTCCGCTCGAAGACTGGCTGCTGCCCGGGGTCGCCGCCGTCAATCCGGAGACCGCAGGCAACGACGACTACTTCCCCGAACGCAGCCTGGCGCGGTGGCTGGCGAGCACCGGCCGCGAGGCGGTCGTCTACGCGTTCTCCAAATCCGGTGTCCGGCCACTGCGTTCGGCGTATTCCGCCCTGGTGGAGCACCTCGGTGTTGACGCCCTCGTATTGGTGGACGGTGGCACCGACATCCTGCTGCGCGGTGACGAGTCCGGCCTGGGCACCCCGCAGGAGGACATGACCAGCCTCGCCGCCGTAGCAGGACTGCACGGCCTGAACCGCCTGGTGGTGTCGGTCGGATTCGGTATCGACGCCTACCACGGCGTCTGCCACGCTCACGTCCTCGAAAACCTCGCCGCCCTACAACGCGAGAACGCCTTCCTCGGCGCCCTGTCCATACCCCCGTCCGGCCCCGAAGCCGCAGCCTACACAGCCGCCGTCACCCACGCCCTGACCGAAACCCCTTTACGCCCAACCATTGTCCACTCCCAGATCGCCGACGCCCTACGCGGCGAATTCGGAAACATCCACGCCACCACCCGCACCACAGGCACAGACCTATTCGTAAACCCCTTCATGGCAATGTATCTGACCGTAGATCTCCCCGCCCTAGCCCGCACAGTCGAATACCTCCCCCTCCTCGACCCCACCGAGCACCCCTACCAGGTGGCCCAACTAATCGAGGCCCACCTGACATCCCGCCCCAAACCCCGTCCCTCCGCCCCGATTCCCCACTGA